The following DNA comes from Mya arenaria isolate MELC-2E11 chromosome 11, ASM2691426v1.
ACCCTGGTGATGAAATGGTGGTATTTTGTAGAGACCATTGGCAAACCTGTTGCGTCACATGTCGAAATGAGCTACACAGGTAAGAATGACTAAATGAGGTATTTGTAAtgcaatatttgtattaaagaaAGCAAACCAATGAGCGTCATGGATAAACTCACGTAGAACCAAGTAGGGCAGGTCGTCTTGCCAAACCTTACTGTCCTATCATAAATATTTGCCCAGcattaatattgaatataaagaaaagaACAAGACAATAATGACACGACATGCTTGCAATCCAACATGTTGCCATGCCATgacaatataataaatgtttcactcgataatcgataagagtaagatatatattatgtgtatgataaaatgatatGCTAAATAAGATAATGATGTAAAAGGCACTTGAAAAActgaattaacatttttttgcagaaaatgcAAACGAGTTATTCGTCTACAACACATGGTTAGATCATCAAAAACTGCTAAAGCTTCCACTCAGCCCGAAGGTAAATATCGTGCTAGGACAAATGAGCATGCAAAAACGCTTGTGGTTACTTACATGATTCCCGACAAACCATACACagtgataaaaagcaaatgcttCGGAGTCAGATTAGCGAATGACAACCATCGATGCTCAATACAAGGTATGGCAGCTCTGCCAGGTGGTGAAATCATCATAACTGACTATTCGAACAGAAAGCTTAAATTGCTTTCGACAGATTACATCGTGGTGGATCATGTCAGAGTTTCAAAGAAGCAATTAGGCATCTGCGTCGTCTCTGACAACCAGGTGGCTGTCTGCACTGGAGACTTCGAAATACAGTTCTTCCACGTCAGAAACAGCAAACTAGGGATTGACAGGAAACTCAAAGTAACACAATtgtattttaccattttatcatgTACTAGTTTTACTCATATCTCTATCATTTAAGCATACATTAAAATGAGTAAttgattatgtatttttataattggtCCCTTAATTATTATTCTTTACCACCAGGGGCCAATATTGATACATGTACTTATACTTTTACCATTACTATTTCTACAATGCTTATTGTTAACTATTTAGATGGACCATGAATGCAGGTGGGTGGCATACCGGGAAGGTTACCTGTATGTGTCATCTCCTGACACTGTTTACCAGTACACACTCAGTGGTCAGAGGGTGCGAAAGTTATATACAACATGTGGAGGGTATTTGTGGGGGATCGCAATGAGCTCAGACGGGGACCGAATCTACCTCACTAACGGTTTAGATAACCAACTTGTCACTGTGGACTTGCAAGGCCGAGTGGTGGCTACAATAGATGATAGGGACATGGACCGCACCAGAGGTGTTTGTGTTTCCAATAGTGGACAGGTGTTTGTGTGTGGGTACATTTCAAATACTATACAGCAGGTGGCTAGTGAGGGCAAACACAAACTGACCACACTGGCTACCGAAACGGATGGAGTGTGTCGTCCACAATCAGTATGCTATGACAGCAGGACATCATGCCTTATAGTGGGGCAAGCGTATAGTTGTCATATTGTggtgttaaaattgaaataactgatGCACTATTCAATAACATATTCACGTATGATCACATACAAATAAACTTAGGAATATATAAAGTAAATGGAATACAGTAAAgtagaataaataaatacgatTCACATACAAATACCGGGGTCGGAGCATTACATGCCGTCACTGGAGCCAATGGGATATACTATAGAGACAATTTAAGGAAATGAACAACGCGGACGCATTAGAGATTATTGTTACGTTCGTacatattgttattaataaatgtaaaattgaagaATGCTTTAAGTTAACATCTCCAAAATACTATGCCGATACCCTGTGATGCAGATTGTTTAAGAGTGGATGAAAACTAATCAGGTCAAGGGACAGACTTTACAACTTAAGGGTCATAACTCAGAAGTTACTAAAGCGATAACTGAACTAGTCCAATGTATCATGACCATAACCATTAAAATTGTGGCCAAGTTTTGAACAGATTATATGAGATACATGTATGGTCATTTTACAGAGCGGACAgtaaatttggtcaaaataaaacaattaaatggcaggttagtttaaacatatttgggTAAATTCACGTATGAACAAGACTGTGAAATAAAGAATAAGAGAAATGAAAACAAGTTAAAAGGCATGCAGGTTGGTACTGTTTGCCATAAGCATGGCAAATGTGTTTGGTAA
Coding sequences within:
- the LOC128207607 gene encoding uncharacterized protein LOC128207607 → MATGLSVSEVLNAGDLKYDLPCTECQEHGLNSEAVYFCQHCSRQLCGLCLKRHDRFYRRHTVLGPEKMNSWGKVKNTCKIHPGDEMVVFCRDHWQTCCVTCRNELHRKCKRVIRLQHMVRSSKTAKASTQPEGKYRARTNEHAKTLVVTYMIPDKPYTVIKSKCFGVRLANDNHRCSIQGMAALPGGEIIITDYSNRKLKLLSTDYIVVDHVRVSKKQLGICVVSDNQVAVCTGDFEIQFFHVRNSKLGIDRKLKMDHECRWVAYREGYLYVSSPDTVYQYTLSGQRVRKLYTTCGGYLWGIAMSSDGDRIYLTNGLDNQLVTVDLQGRVVATIDDRDMDRTRGVCVSNSGQVFVCGYISNTIQQVASEGKHKLTTLATETDGVCRPQSVCYDSRTSCLIVGQAYSCHIVVLKLK